The proteins below come from a single Streptomyces sp. B3I8 genomic window:
- a CDS encoding DUF3140 domain-containing protein, producing the protein MDDEEREATRKAFHELVSMKPAELEEWLATEPSRGAGQHQDGGESTGHASGRRIVDILRTKKGDLTDDDYQHMRKVVGYIRRHLAQRPSGDVRDTRWRHSLMNWGHDPLA; encoded by the coding sequence CGACGAGGAGCGCGAGGCGACCCGCAAGGCGTTCCACGAGCTGGTCAGCATGAAGCCGGCCGAACTGGAGGAGTGGCTCGCCACCGAGCCCTCCCGCGGCGCGGGACAGCACCAGGACGGCGGCGAGTCCACCGGGCACGCCTCCGGCCGCCGCATCGTGGACATCCTGCGCACGAAGAAGGGCGACCTGACGGACGACGACTACCAGCACATGCGGAAGGTCGTCGGCTACATCCGCAGACACCTCGCCCAACGGCCCTCCGGCGACGTGCGGGACACCCGCTGGAGGCACTCGCTGATGAACTGGGGGCACGACCCCCTGGCCTGA